In Methanomassiliicoccales archaeon, one genomic interval encodes:
- a CDS encoding carbohydrate ABC transporter permease yields MIYLGVSVLCMWILAPLVWTALTSVQSYANLTSVPPKISFREFEVYYYRWLFTDELFRRAIIQSVLCVTCATFFATILAAMGAYIIGVYRIRMRTLFLFSLLFIQLIPALALLIPLFILLKMLNLVDTFWGLVLTFLLFQTPVAIWILRGFFEAIPHDIFDAAKIDGCSRLVMFRKIAWPLARPGITATALYTFITGWGDLLIPLTVGIYRWQLLTVYASAFGGLYQIDYGGATAVATLTAVPTIVLAVVFHRKLLQGLTAGAIKG; encoded by the coding sequence ATGATTTATTTAGGTGTGAGTGTGCTATGTATGTGGATCTTGGCTCCACTAGTATGGACAGCTTTGACAAGCGTTCAGTCATATGCTAATTTGACAAGTGTTCCACCTAAAATTAGTTTTCGGGAATTTGAAGTATATTATTATCGATGGCTTTTTACAGATGAATTATTTCGTCGTGCTATAATTCAAAGTGTATTATGTGTTACATGTGCAACATTTTTTGCAACTATTCTTGCTGCAATGGGTGCTTACATAATAGGCGTTTATCGCATTCGAATGCGCACATTGTTTTTATTTAGTTTGCTTTTTATTCAATTAATACCTGCTTTGGCCTTGTTAATACCTTTGTTCATATTATTAAAAATGTTAAATCTTGTTGATACATTTTGGGGGCTTGTTCTAACGTTTTTGTTATTTCAAACCCCTGTAGCGATATGGATTTTGCGAGGTTTTTTTGAAGCGATTCCACACGATATTTTTGATGCCGCAAAGATCGACGGATGCAGCAGATTGGTTATGTTTCGAAAAATTGCATGGCCATTAGCTAGACCTGGAATTACGGCTACAGCTTTATACACGTTCATAACGGGGTGGGGGGATCTTTTGATCCCGCTTACAGTAGGGATTTATCGGTGGCAGCTATTAACAGTGTATGCGTCGGCATTTGGAGGCCTCTACCAAATCGATTATGGTGGTGCAACCGCGGTTGCAACGCTGACAGCAGTTCCTACAATTGTTCTCGCCGTAGTCTTTCATAGGAAACTTTTGCAAGGGCTGACCGCAGGTGCCATCAAGGGGTGA
- a CDS encoding Gfo/Idh/MocA family oxidoreductase translates to MSNKKGVKMAAKNGVIGVGVIGLGIMGQLHARIYQEMQDTQLVGVMDSDVAKCKTVANELGTKAFCTLDEMLSDPSIKAISVATPDHVHYQIVMACLQAQKHVLVEKPLATNLEEARKMVEMAKKTGCILMVNYNNRWGLLYQITKKLIDDGKIGEIMCAYARKYNNITVPTRMLKWASYTSCVHFLATHDIDMVLWFLNYPKPIEVYAIGCEKVLRQQGIHGPDLVHAMVRFDNGAFATFECGWIYPPSYPTPTEAYMHIIGAKGVIHIERREENIFVSTYEGVQFPRTCLGGEVDGRYQGALRSALEHFIRAVKSGHQPETCGERALIAVEIATAIHRSLEDKRPVSLPV, encoded by the coding sequence GTGAGCAATAAGAAAGGGGTAAAAATGGCAGCAAAAAATGGTGTTATAGGAGTAGGGGTCATCGGGCTTGGTATAATGGGGCAGCTTCATGCTCGAATTTATCAAGAAATGCAGGATACACAGCTAGTAGGGGTGATGGACTCTGACGTTGCTAAGTGCAAAACTGTAGCTAATGAGCTAGGAACCAAGGCGTTCTGCACACTTGATGAGATGCTCTCCGACCCATCTATAAAAGCTATAAGCGTAGCAACACCAGATCATGTGCACTACCAGATTGTAATGGCGTGTTTACAAGCTCAAAAGCATGTTTTGGTGGAAAAACCGCTAGCCACTAATTTGGAAGAAGCACGAAAAATGGTCGAAATGGCTAAAAAAACTGGTTGTATACTAATGGTTAATTATAACAATAGATGGGGGTTACTTTATCAAATCACTAAAAAGTTAATCGACGACGGAAAAATCGGGGAAATAATGTGTGCGTACGCCAGAAAATACAATAACATTACTGTTCCAACACGCATGTTAAAATGGGCATCTTATACATCATGTGTACATTTTCTTGCTACTCATGACATTGATATGGTTTTATGGTTTTTAAACTATCCTAAGCCCATAGAAGTTTATGCCATTGGTTGTGAAAAAGTGCTAAGGCAACAAGGAATACACGGGCCTGATTTGGTTCACGCTATGGTTCGTTTTGATAACGGTGCTTTTGCAACCTTCGAGTGTGGATGGATTTATCCGCCTTCATATCCCACACCAACAGAAGCGTATATGCACATAATAGGGGCAAAAGGAGTAATTCATATTGAGCGAAGAGAAGAAAATATATTTGTTTCTACGTATGAAGGCGTCCAATTTCCGCGAACTTGTCTAGGAGGTGAAGTTGATGGCCGATACCAAGGAGCGCTACGCTCAGCTCTTGAGCACTTTATTCGGGCGGTAAAGAGTGGTCACCAGCCTGAAACGTGTGGCGAGAGAGCTTTGATAGCTGTCGAAATAGCAACCGCGATTCACAGATCTCTAGAAGACAAACGG